The following are encoded in a window of bacterium SCSIO 12643 genomic DNA:
- a CDS encoding outer membrane beta-barrel protein, translating into MKKIVLYIFVIAAFSSVGAQSHKLQIGAIGGVDSYFQPQEDALSNYHYEYGWSSGISIQHNFMKRFSLHYRFMYREDIKTETIYPETMGDIIYANTDLLEKRTITDQFMVVPVLAKWTFGQQKLHWMVDIGMQLQMPFEKVSDNLNLGLTSGLGISYDFTDRMAVGTEFRIGEFDKQNGYSYQGLIGLSYGIGSK; encoded by the coding sequence ATGAAAAAGATAGTCTTATATATATTCGTTATTGCAGCCTTTTCAAGCGTTGGGGCGCAAAGTCATAAACTCCAGATAGGAGCCATTGGAGGTGTGGATTCTTATTTTCAACCTCAGGAAGACGCACTAAGTAATTATCATTATGAATATGGATGGTCGAGCGGTATCAGCATACAACATAATTTTATGAAACGTTTTTCGCTTCATTATAGATTCATGTATCGGGAGGATATAAAAACCGAAACCATATACCCGGAAACCATGGGTGATATTATATATGCCAATACCGATTTATTGGAGAAAAGAACGATCACTGATCAATTTATGGTAGTTCCGGTATTGGCCAAATGGACTTTTGGTCAGCAAAAACTGCATTGGATGGTGGATATAGGGATGCAGTTACAAATGCCATTTGAAAAAGTATCTGATAACCTTAACCTTGGATTGACCAGTGGACTTGGAATTTCTTATGATTTTACCGATAGAATGGCGGTGGGAACTGAATTTCGAATTGGAGAGTTTGATAAACAAAACGGCTATAGTTATCAGGGATTAATAGGTTTGTCTTATGGAATAGGATCAAAGTAA
- a CDS encoding outer membrane beta-barrel protein, translating into MKKLSILILVFLAFTSTQAQEHKLQIGVLGGVDSYFEALKHEPYGPDYEYGWSTGISLQHNIMQRFSLHYRVLYREEKMKFNLYPFCGTGLSHEDYIGKGTSTSKSMIVPVLAKWTFGQKKLHWMVDIGIQAQLNFEYVWQHEPFVGYSYSGFSNWRELYLGVSSGVGMSYDVTDRISVTGEFRAVDFDLISDLKFYKHDLNGQLMLGVSYGL; encoded by the coding sequence ATGAAAAAATTATCCATACTTATTTTAGTTTTTTTAGCCTTTACGAGTACACAGGCGCAAGAACATAAATTGCAAATAGGCGTACTTGGTGGAGTCGATTCCTATTTTGAAGCATTAAAACATGAACCTTATGGCCCGGACTATGAATATGGTTGGTCTACCGGAATTTCCTTACAGCATAATATAATGCAGCGGTTTTCGCTTCACTACAGAGTGTTGTATCGCGAAGAGAAAATGAAATTTAATCTATATCCATTCTGTGGTACGGGGTTGAGTCATGAAGATTATATAGGTAAAGGAACGTCTACCAGTAAATCGATGATTGTTCCCGTATTGGCCAAATGGACTTTCGGGCAGAAAAAATTACACTGGATGGTAGATATTGGAATTCAGGCACAGCTGAATTTTGAATACGTATGGCAACATGAGCCATTTGTAGGTTATTCTTATAGTGGTTTCAGTAATTGGCGTGAGCTGTATTTAGGTGTTTCCAGTGGAGTAGGTATGTCGTATGATGTTACAGATAGAATATCAGTAACCGGAGAATTTAGAGCAGTAGATTTTGATCTTATTAGCGATCTGAAATTTTACAAACATGATTTGAATGGTCAGTTGATGTTGGGCGTAAGTTATGGATTATAA
- a CDS encoding outer membrane beta-barrel protein — protein sequence MKKTVLLICAIVAFAGAEAQSHKIQLGVLGGMDSYFSRPSYNESQYAWSTGVSIQHNLKKHFSLNYRVLYREERIKQDFTSWWGVFDIGRGEILEKSIVIPVLAKWTFGQGKWHWMLDVGIQTQLINHAKWTNDKGFSYLRKRNDVLLGISSGLGVSYDISEKIAVNTELRVMDFNSLDEGPLFEDGVNGQLFLGVSYGL from the coding sequence ATGAAAAAAACTGTATTACTTATATGCGCTATTGTAGCATTTGCAGGTGCTGAGGCACAAAGTCACAAAATCCAACTAGGTGTGTTAGGTGGTATGGATTCATATTTTTCGAGACCATCATACAACGAATCTCAATATGCCTGGTCAACTGGGGTTTCGATACAACACAACCTCAAAAAACATTTTTCGCTAAACTATAGAGTACTATATCGTGAGGAACGGATTAAGCAAGACTTCACTTCCTGGTGGGGGGTGTTCGACATTGGTAGAGGGGAGATTTTAGAAAAGTCTATTGTGATTCCTGTATTGGCCAAGTGGACATTTGGACAGGGAAAATGGCATTGGATGTTAGATGTTGGTATACAAACCCAACTGATCAATCATGCAAAATGGACCAATGATAAAGGGTTTAGTTATTTAAGGAAGCGGAATGATGTGCTTTTGGGTATTTCCAGTGGACTAGGTGTGTCATACGATATTTCGGAAAAAATAGCTGTAAATACTGAACTAAGAGTCATGGACTTCAATAGTCTGGATGAAGGCCCCTTATTTGAAGATGGGGTCAATGGACAGTTGTTTTTAGGGGTAAGTTATGGATTGTAA
- a CDS encoding PorT family protein: protein MKKIPALIGILMIFSISYAQDYKWELGVLGGINQTHYTNKPYNDWAFRLGPTVGLSVKYNWKEHFSVYTNIIYQQGHLVEQYIDHSCGGKLSGLCYGSLERRITNQYLTMPVMTRWSYGQKLKLFVDAGVQMSYLFNQKESYEELSSVSDGPLIEPMKYYEWDIAFSSGIGSTYSISKRLNVSLEGRLTGLYFREFNDPDRLNWQVLTGLSYSL from the coding sequence ATGAAAAAAATACCTGCACTTATTGGAATCCTAATGATATTTTCGATCTCTTATGCACAAGATTATAAATGGGAATTGGGAGTTTTGGGAGGAATCAATCAAACGCATTATACCAATAAACCATACAATGATTGGGCTTTTCGATTGGGACCTACTGTAGGTTTGTCCGTAAAGTATAATTGGAAAGAACATTTCTCGGTGTATACTAACATCATTTATCAGCAAGGGCATTTGGTTGAACAATATATAGACCATTCATGTGGAGGAAAATTGTCAGGACTATGTTATGGTTCTTTGGAAAGAAGAATAACAAATCAATATTTAACGATGCCGGTAATGACACGTTGGTCATATGGACAAAAGTTGAAACTATTTGTAGATGCCGGAGTACAGATGTCCTATTTATTTAATCAGAAAGAGTCTTACGAAGAACTATCTTCAGTAAGTGATGGGCCGTTGATAGAACCAATGAAATATTACGAATGGGATATTGCGTTTTCTTCGGGAATTGGAAGTACTTATTCTATATCAAAGAGGTTAAACGTGTCTTTAGAAGGAAGACTTACTGGCTTGTATTTTAGAGAATTTAATGATCCGGATAGATTGAATTGGCAAGTATTAACCGGACTTTCATATAGTTTATAA